From the Rhodoferax mekongensis genome, one window contains:
- a CDS encoding biotin synthase, whose product MTTHKPPTIDPVAAARWACVPAMQSPWLHEEVARRMEDRLQWIVQKPSAWLDWTPARGGLEAHALVRKRYPQAKAFVHEESPSGLAMSRDALSPPWWSPARWGSGTVQFGLPAEPVQMLWANMALHMAADPQALINRWHQALAVDGFAMFSCLGPDTLREIRDVYADAGWPQPHHQFTDMHDWGDMLVHAGFAEPVMDMERITLSYSTAEKLLDELRGLGRNLHVARFQGLRSRSWRQDLLDRIRKRLGARSKDGRLSLTFEVVYGHAFKPKPKVKLQAETRVSLDDMRAVLKK is encoded by the coding sequence ATGACCACCCACAAGCCTCCCACCATCGATCCCGTTGCCGCTGCCCGCTGGGCTTGTGTGCCTGCCATGCAGTCGCCTTGGTTGCACGAGGAGGTTGCACGGCGCATGGAAGACCGCCTGCAATGGATCGTGCAAAAACCGTCCGCATGGCTGGATTGGACGCCCGCCAGGGGCGGCCTGGAAGCGCATGCGTTGGTCAGGAAGCGTTACCCGCAAGCCAAGGCATTTGTTCATGAGGAATCGCCTTCGGGCTTGGCCATGAGCCGCGATGCCTTGTCGCCCCCATGGTGGAGTCCTGCACGCTGGGGGAGCGGGACTGTTCAGTTCGGGCTGCCCGCCGAGCCGGTGCAGATGCTGTGGGCCAATATGGCTTTGCACATGGCCGCAGACCCCCAAGCGCTGATAAATCGGTGGCACCAGGCTTTGGCGGTAGATGGCTTTGCCATGTTCTCCTGCCTCGGGCCGGACACCTTGCGTGAAATTCGGGACGTTTACGCTGATGCAGGTTGGCCACAACCTCACCATCAGTTCACCGATATGCATGATTGGGGTGACATGCTGGTGCATGCCGGCTTTGCCGAGCCCGTCATGGACATGGAGCGGATAACACTGAGTTACTCCACGGCTGAAAAGTTGCTCGACGAGCTGCGGGGTTTGGGGCGTAATTTGCATGTTGCCCGATTCCAAGGTTTGCGATCCAGATCCTGGAGGCAGGATCTGCTCGATCGGATACGCAAGCGCTTGGGCGCACGGTCCAAGGATGGCCGGCTGAGCTTGACCTTCGAGGTGGTCTACGGGCACGCCTTCAAGCCCAAGCCCAAAGTCAAGCTGCAAGCGGAAACTAGGGTTTCTCTGGATGACATGCGTGCCGTCTTGAAGAAGTAG
- a CDS encoding DUF2244 domain-containing protein: protein MTNMVFRFATVQGQHVHWLLRRNCSVTPLQLVWTYVSLCAVSIGIGLFFWFQGATLVIPFASLELIAVGLAFLLYARHSTDGEHISLQENRLVVELECAGRLERAEFQRSWVRVEPRADDSSLIELSERGRTIRVGRYIRPELRPQLAKEIRSALRAV from the coding sequence ATGACGAATATGGTTTTTCGCTTTGCGACAGTACAAGGGCAGCATGTTCATTGGCTTCTAAGGCGAAACTGTTCTGTAACGCCCCTGCAGCTGGTATGGACTTACGTTTCGCTCTGCGCGGTGTCTATAGGAATCGGGCTTTTCTTCTGGTTCCAAGGCGCAACGCTGGTGATCCCTTTTGCGTCACTCGAGTTGATTGCTGTGGGGCTGGCGTTTTTGCTTTACGCGCGACATTCGACTGATGGCGAGCATATTTCCTTGCAGGAAAATCGGCTGGTTGTGGAGTTGGAGTGTGCGGGGCGATTGGAACGTGCGGAATTTCAAAGGAGCTGGGTGAGGGTGGAGCCTCGGGCGGATGACTCATCGTTGATTGAGTTATCAGAGCGGGGGAGAACCATCCGGGTCGGGCGCTATATCAGGCCGGAGTTGCGTCCGCAGCTGGCCAAGGAAATACGTTCGGCTTTGCGGGCGGTCTGA
- the coxB gene encoding cytochrome c oxidase subunit II, with translation MKNTTKKLASMLWAAGAFAGTSLLTQAHAVNDLPGGPAVNQLNLAPAVTKIAQEQQWLHWFMLIVCSVIFVAVFSVMFYSIWKHRKSVGHKPATFSESVTVEVIWTIVPFIIVILMALPATKVVVAMKDTTNADLTIKATGMQWKWGYDYIKGEGEGIGFVSTLDSDQRAMSDAGGPKKGESVDNYLLKVDNPLVVPVDKKVRIITTANDVIHAFMVPAFGIKQDAIPGFVRDTWFRAEKVGDYYGQCAELCGKEHAYMPIHVKVLSAEDYSKWVAAEQKKMAAKADDPTKVWTLEDITKRGEKVYAQNCAACHQANGKGAGPIKPLDGSAVVLDADKTKQIAILLNGQNNGAMPAWKALSDTDIAAVISYTKNNWSNKTGQLVQPAEVLALRK, from the coding sequence ATGAAGAACACAACGAAAAAACTGGCGTCTATGCTGTGGGCGGCTGGTGCTTTTGCCGGCACTTCCCTGTTGACGCAAGCGCATGCTGTGAACGATCTGCCGGGTGGGCCGGCAGTGAATCAGCTGAATCTGGCCCCTGCGGTCACCAAGATCGCACAAGAGCAACAGTGGTTGCATTGGTTCATGCTGATCGTGTGTTCGGTGATTTTTGTGGCGGTTTTTTCCGTCATGTTTTATTCCATCTGGAAGCACCGCAAATCAGTCGGGCACAAGCCTGCTACATTTTCCGAGTCGGTCACTGTGGAGGTGATCTGGACCATCGTCCCCTTCATCATCGTGATTCTCATGGCCTTGCCTGCCACCAAGGTGGTGGTGGCCATGAAAGACACGACCAATGCTGACTTGACCATCAAGGCCACAGGCATGCAGTGGAAGTGGGGTTATGACTACATCAAGGGGGAAGGCGAAGGGATTGGTTTCGTTTCCACACTGGACAGCGACCAGCGCGCCATGTCAGATGCCGGTGGCCCCAAGAAGGGTGAGTCTGTCGACAACTACCTGCTAAAGGTTGACAACCCGTTGGTGGTTCCGGTGGATAAAAAAGTCCGCATCATCACAACGGCCAACGATGTGATCCATGCATTTATGGTCCCGGCTTTTGGTATCAAACAAGATGCGATCCCGGGCTTTGTCCGTGACACATGGTTCCGTGCTGAGAAGGTTGGTGATTACTACGGTCAATGTGCGGAGTTGTGCGGCAAAGAGCATGCGTACATGCCAATTCACGTGAAAGTGCTGTCCGCTGAGGATTATTCCAAGTGGGTTGCAGCTGAACAGAAGAAAATGGCTGCCAAGGCAGATGATCCGACCAAGGTGTGGACTTTGGAAGACATCACCAAGCGTGGCGAGAAGGTCTATGCCCAGAACTGCGCGGCCTGTCACCAAGCCAATGGCAAGGGCGCCGGTCCCATCAAGCCATTGGATGGATCCGCTGTGGTACTGGATGCTGACAAAACCAAGCAGATTGCCATCTTGTTGAATGGACAGAACAACGGTGCAATGCCGGCTTGGAAGGCGTTGAGTGACACCGATATTGCCGCTGTTATCAGCTACACCAAGAACAACTGGTCCAACAAGACCGGTCAATTGGTGCAGCCCGCTGAAGTGCTGGCATTGCGCAAGTAA
- a CDS encoding cytochrome oxidase small assembly protein yields MANADQKKANVRLGLILASIAAVFFIGFMAKMIFLGK; encoded by the coding sequence ATGGCCAACGCAGATCAGAAAAAGGCTAATGTGCGCTTGGGGCTGATTCTGGCCTCGATCGCAGCGGTCTTTTTTATCGGCTTTATGGCCAAAATGATTTTTCTGGGTAAGTAA
- a CDS encoding twin transmembrane helix small protein encodes MTYLVIIAFIAILGSLAAALYFMLRGGSSRTAKSRNMARALGMRVGVSIFLFLCILLAWKLGYIHPTGIPEGH; translated from the coding sequence ATGACGTATCTCGTAATCATCGCTTTCATAGCCATTCTGGGCAGCCTGGCAGCAGCCCTCTATTTCATGTTACGCGGAGGCTCTTCACGAACCGCCAAGTCCCGGAATATGGCAAGGGCATTGGGGATGCGCGTTGGAGTTTCGATCTTCCTGTTTCTGTGCATATTGCTGGCTTGGAAGTTGGGCTACATCCACCCGACCGGCATCCCCGAGGGGCATTGA
- a CDS encoding cytochrome c oxidase subunit 3, with product MSSTTHGGTPYYFVPGPSRHPVMAAAGLFFVILGAGQWINGSAWGKYSLLLGMVWWLFVLYQWFRDAVTESEGGQYGRKIDISYRWSMSWFIFSEVMFFGAFFTALWWARSHSVPALGSLENSLLWPDFKAVWPSVAAGMTASPAGIVEPFTTMGPFWLPTINTALLLTSGVTLTIAHHALIDGNRSKTIAFMWATVLLGITFLFVQGYEYYHAYTAYNLKLNSGVFGSTFFMLTGFHGFHVFVGMLMLLFITLRLQKGHFTPERHFGFEGAAWYWHFVDVVWLGLYVLVYWM from the coding sequence ATGAGTTCAACAACACATGGCGGAACGCCTTATTACTTTGTGCCCGGACCTTCGCGTCATCCGGTCATGGCTGCCGCAGGTCTGTTTTTCGTCATTCTCGGTGCCGGCCAATGGATCAACGGCTCCGCGTGGGGCAAATACTCTTTGCTGCTTGGCATGGTGTGGTGGTTGTTCGTTCTTTATCAGTGGTTCCGCGATGCGGTCACTGAAAGTGAAGGTGGTCAATACGGCCGCAAGATCGACATCTCCTACCGCTGGAGCATGAGCTGGTTCATCTTCTCCGAGGTGATGTTCTTCGGTGCCTTCTTTACTGCACTTTGGTGGGCACGCTCGCACTCTGTACCCGCGCTCGGCAGCTTGGAAAACTCGCTGCTATGGCCTGACTTCAAGGCGGTATGGCCCAGCGTGGCTGCTGGCATGACTGCTTCTCCTGCCGGAATCGTCGAGCCTTTCACCACCATGGGTCCATTCTGGTTGCCTACTATTAACACAGCGTTGTTGCTGACATCCGGCGTGACATTGACGATCGCACACCATGCGTTGATTGATGGCAATCGCTCCAAGACTATTGCCTTCATGTGGGCGACAGTTCTGCTGGGTATCACCTTCTTGTTTGTGCAAGGCTACGAGTACTACCATGCGTACACGGCCTACAACTTGAAGCTGAACTCCGGTGTTTTCGGTTCCACCTTCTTTATGTTGACCGGTTTCCACGGTTTCCACGTGTTTGTGGGCATGTTGATGCTGTTGTTCATCACCTTGCGCCTGCAAAAGGGCCATTTCACGCCGGAGCGTCACTTCGGTTTCGAAGGCGCAGCGTGGTACTGGCACTTCGTGGACGTCGTTTGGTTGGGTCTGTACGTTTTGGTGTACTGGATGTAA
- a CDS encoding ComF family protein: protein MDYAYPWDRLIAHFKFQENPAWAGHFAALMRSAPWVEPALEAADFVIPMPLARERLLQRGFNQSALLARHLSPDKTLEQVLLRVINTPAQSALDRKDRQDNVRHAFAMEPLRQGAVSGKRIVLLDDVMTSGASMRAAATTLRHAGAAHITALVFARTGVDAATA, encoded by the coding sequence GTGGACTATGCCTACCCGTGGGACCGGCTGATCGCTCACTTCAAGTTTCAGGAGAACCCCGCTTGGGCGGGCCATTTCGCCGCACTCATGCGCAGCGCGCCTTGGGTAGAACCGGCGCTGGAAGCGGCAGACTTTGTCATCCCCATGCCTTTGGCCAGAGAACGTCTGCTGCAAAGAGGCTTTAACCAATCCGCCTTGCTGGCGCGTCACCTCAGCCCTGACAAAACACTGGAGCAAGTGCTCCTGCGCGTTATCAACACGCCCGCACAAAGTGCACTGGACCGCAAAGACCGCCAAGACAATGTACGACATGCTTTTGCCATGGAACCCCTCCGCCAGGGCGCTGTGTCGGGTAAGCGCATCGTGCTGCTGGATGACGTGATGACCAGCGGCGCTTCCATGAGAGCGGCGGCGACAACCTTGCGGCACGCAGGCGCAGCACACA
- the ctaD gene encoding cytochrome c oxidase subunit I: MSAVLDHHDHAHDDHHHAPTGWQRWVFATNHKDIGTLYLLFSFTMLIIGGILALLIRAELFQPGLQLVNPELFNSLTTMHGLIMVFGAIMPGFVGFANWMIPLQIGASDMAFARMNNFSFWLMIPAALMLVSSFFMPGGAPAAGWTLYAPLTLQMGPSMDAGIFAMHILGASSIMGSINIIVTILNMRAPGMTLMKMPMFCWTWLITAYLLIAVMPVLAGAITMTLTDRHFGTSFFNPAGGGDPVMYQHIFWFFGHPEVYIMILPAFGIISQIVPAFARKKLFGYASMVYATSSIAILSFIVWAHHMFTTGMPVTGQLFFMYATMLIAVPTAVKIFNWIATMWQGSMTFETPMLFAVGFIFVFTMGGFTGLILAMAPIDIQLQDTYYVVAHFHYVLVAGSLYAMFAGFYYWAPKWTGVMIPEWKGRLHFWWSLIAFNVTFFPMHFLGLAGMPRRYADYPMQFADFNAIATVGAFAFGLAQVYFFFGVVLPAMLGKGEKASQKPWEAAEGLEWEVPSPAPFHTFENPPKLDATATKVIG, encoded by the coding sequence ATGAGCGCCGTACTCGACCATCACGATCACGCCCACGACGATCACCATCACGCCCCTACCGGCTGGCAGCGCTGGGTGTTCGCGACCAACCACAAAGACATTGGTACTCTTTACCTCTTGTTCAGCTTCACCATGCTGATCATCGGAGGCATCTTGGCGCTGCTGATTCGCGCCGAATTGTTTCAGCCCGGTTTGCAACTGGTAAATCCTGAGCTGTTCAACTCACTGACCACCATGCACGGATTGATCATGGTGTTCGGTGCCATCATGCCGGGCTTTGTGGGGTTTGCGAACTGGATGATCCCGTTGCAAATCGGCGCATCCGACATGGCATTTGCCCGCATGAACAACTTCAGCTTCTGGCTGATGATTCCTGCTGCGTTGATGTTGGTGTCCTCTTTCTTCATGCCTGGTGGCGCACCCGCAGCCGGCTGGACTTTGTATGCCCCTCTGACTTTGCAAATGGGACCTTCGATGGATGCCGGCATTTTCGCGATGCACATCCTGGGCGCGTCGTCCATCATGGGCTCCATAAACATCATCGTGACCATCTTGAACATGCGCGCTCCTGGCATGACCTTGATGAAGATGCCCATGTTCTGCTGGACATGGTTGATCACGGCTTATTTGCTGATCGCAGTGATGCCGGTGTTGGCGGGCGCTATCACCATGACGCTGACAGACCGCCATTTCGGTACCAGCTTCTTCAACCCCGCAGGTGGCGGTGATCCCGTCATGTACCAGCACATTTTCTGGTTCTTTGGTCACCCAGAGGTGTACATCATGATCTTGCCGGCATTCGGCATCATCAGCCAGATTGTCCCGGCTTTCGCGCGCAAGAAGCTGTTCGGTTATGCCTCCATGGTGTATGCCACTTCTTCGATTGCGATCCTGTCGTTCATCGTGTGGGCTCACCACATGTTCACTACCGGCATGCCTGTCACCGGTCAGCTGTTCTTCATGTATGCCACGATGCTGATTGCCGTGCCAACTGCAGTGAAGATCTTCAACTGGATCGCCACCATGTGGCAGGGCTCCATGACCTTTGAAACCCCCATGTTGTTTGCAGTGGGCTTCATTTTTGTGTTCACGATGGGGGGCTTCACCGGCTTGATTCTGGCCATGGCGCCTATCGACATCCAGCTGCAAGACACCTACTATGTGGTGGCTCATTTCCACTACGTGCTGGTTGCCGGCTCCTTGTATGCCATGTTTGCCGGCTTCTATTACTGGGCTCCCAAGTGGACGGGCGTGATGATTCCTGAGTGGAAAGGTCGCTTGCACTTCTGGTGGTCATTGATTGCCTTCAACGTAACCTTCTTCCCCATGCACTTCTTGGGTCTGGCGGGCATGCCTCGCCGTTATGCAGACTACCCCATGCAATTCGCTGACTTCAATGCGATTGCTACGGTGGGTGCATTTGCATTTGGTTTGGCTCAGGTCTACTTCTTCTTCGGAGTTGTCTTGCCTGCCATGTTGGGCAAAGGCGAGAAAGCCAGCCAGAAGCCTTGGGAAGCTGCAGAAGGTTTGGAGTGGGAAGTCCCCTCTCCAGCCCCTTTCCATACTTTTGAAAACCCACCCAAGTTGGACGCTACTGCGACCAAGGTGATCGGTTAA
- a CDS encoding DUF2970 domain-containing protein — MHSVKLVAWSFIGIRSNKGYRDDLAKVNPLHVVLVGIVGALLLVVGLISLAKWVVGS; from the coding sequence TTGCACAGCGTCAAACTGGTGGCTTGGTCGTTTATCGGTATTCGCAGCAACAAGGGTTATCGGGATGACCTGGCGAAGGTGAATCCTTTGCATGTCGTACTTGTTGGTATTGTTGGCGCGTTGCTGCTGGTCGTAGGCTTGATCAGTCTTGCAAAATGGGTGGTCGGCTCTTAA
- a CDS encoding cytochrome c oxidase assembly protein, with protein sequence MANLSANRRMLGKLAVITVGMFAFGYALVPLYKTICEMTGINILALGEQVLSGNKAMPANSQVDTSRTITVEFDANSRGPWEFKPAQRSLTVHPGEMTTVVYEFQNVQNRRMSAQAIPSYAPMQASAHFNKLECFCFNQYTLEPGEKKSWPVVFVIDPKLSKDVTTITLSYTFFEVGGKTPAAPVAGVKPVIAESAGS encoded by the coding sequence ATGGCCAATCTCAGTGCAAATCGCCGCATGTTGGGCAAGCTCGCCGTGATTACGGTGGGCATGTTCGCGTTCGGTTATGCACTGGTCCCCTTGTACAAGACTATTTGCGAGATGACCGGTATCAACATACTGGCGTTGGGTGAACAAGTCTTGTCCGGCAATAAGGCAATGCCTGCCAATTCACAAGTAGACACTAGCCGCACCATCACTGTGGAGTTTGATGCCAATTCCCGCGGTCCTTGGGAATTCAAGCCTGCGCAGCGTTCTTTGACCGTTCACCCCGGTGAAATGACTACGGTGGTGTATGAGTTCCAGAACGTGCAGAACCGGCGGATGTCAGCACAAGCGATCCCAAGTTATGCGCCCATGCAGGCCTCGGCGCATTTCAACAAATTGGAATGCTTTTGCTTCAACCAATACACCTTGGAGCCGGGAGAAAAGAAATCCTGGCCGGTGGTGTTTGTGATTGACCCCAAGCTTTCGAAAGACGTCACCACCATTACCCTCTCGTACACTTTCTTCGAGGTGGGTGGAAAAACTCCTGCTGCACCCGTTGCAGGCGTGAAGCCGGTGATAGCGGAAAGTGCGGGCTCTTGA